From the genome of Amyelois transitella isolate CPQ chromosome 22, ilAmyTran1.1, whole genome shotgun sequence:
AAGAAGTGCGATAAAGGAATGCCAATTTTCACTAAACACTTTGGCTACAGCCCAGTCTTTACAATCCCACTTCTTCTTGGACATTGCGAGCAATTTGATAGTCTTGAATCTGAGTGGTGTCCACGACCTGACAAAAACATCCCTCAAGCAAGCAGTGAGAAAGCTCAATAATTTGACTTCTCTCGATGTAAGCTACACAAATATAGTGTTGCCagattatattgatatttataaaatgttgccGAAATTGAATAGCTTAGCAATCAATTACTACTATGGGAAGAAATGCTATTTTACCGAAGAATTATGTAATGCTTTTCAAGACTCATTCAAGAATTTGAAAAACATTCACTTCGTTGGGACATCATTTGAGTTGTTGGCATTAGATGTCCCGTTGTGGCTGCTGAGCAAGGCTGATCTTGACTGTTTAACATTGACAATGATTTGTAAGAAAACCTTCTTCGTGTCGGCAGCATTTGAGAAACATGATTATTCTGTTTTGGAAAGGATATCATGtctgaaaatgtttttcatgCCAACCCTTATGCACGACTTTACTTTTATAAGCACTATAATGGAACATtttgacattattaattacgaggtGTTAGTATTCCAAAGTCAAATGGCTCACTCATTACTTGCTACTCCGttattacaaacatttattcaaaaaaaattccaaataGATGTGTTTCCTTTGGCTAATTTGAAATCAATGCGTTATGGAGATGTTGCCTTTATGTTCTGGAGTAAAAAGACCACTCGCTTCGATGATGAGTTTTTTTCGAGACTAGCATCAATAGTTAATGATAACATGCCTTACCGTTTTAATTCTGGTGTGCAATGTGAGCGACCACCTGTACCGCCGATCTATAAATCATATTTGGTTGATCAATACTGCCACAATTACATCAAAAATAATGAGGTTTATGAAGCGCCATTGAATCAGGGGGTAAAAAATAATCGCCAAGCACAGTCGTATTTCGTTTTAAATTACGACGAACAATTCAAGAATGAAGAGAAAGATATCAATTTAGCAGTACACTTTAAATTCCCTTTGAATAAACCAGTGATAGTAACTATTCATAACTATGACTTTGTGAAGAAATTGTCACACTTGAGTCTATATGGCAATGTTCTGTATACTGCTGAATTTTTTAGAGTATTGTTTGAGAATGCGAGATTTTTAGAAACATTTGAGTTGATTACCCATGTACGCGAGAACTTTTTGGTATTGTCACTTCTAGAGTTCATGCCTAAatgtaaatcattaaaaaactttttattgaatgCTAATATTTCACAATATGTATCTCTGTATAATACCCTTAGTGattgtaaaaatttagaaaacatATATTTGGCTAATCCGGCTAAGGATAAAGTAGATTTGCCGAATCccaagtatttatttagtaagtgTGTAAATCTGTACAGCTTTACTTTCCAGACGGATATGCCAGACACACAAAGGGAGAAGGCATTAACGTTGTACGAACTTGTGAGAAGTAATGTAGAAAAACCAGCTCTTAGTATTAGATTTTTGAAGTACATCGACTATAGATACAATAAACACAGTCCTATTTCTAGTGTGTACGATATGTACAGattaaaaccaaattaattaataactgttttctctgtctgtttaGTTCTTCCAtgatattcttcttcttcatacttattttaagTTGATTGTAGTTAATTTTCTGTAAGTTGAGCCAAAGTATTTTCATTGTACATttatagtaaatttaatataaatattttttgtaaattttctgTCAAGCTATTATGTTTCATGCATATATGTATTCATATATATTACAGTAAATTTTCTATTTGAGTCATTGTTTAATACTTTTCATAGTTTTCTACAGTATTTGTACATATAAGTGATAAGTAATGTATTATATTGTATCTTCGTTAAGTCATTATTTAGTCTTACAAAGaccaaatatgaaaatttacacataaaattttatgcattaAATCATATCTAATAGGTATTTGTAAGTAATGACATGACATGAGTATTACTTTAaagttaattgtaattttttggcTGTAAGTTAAGTCAAAGTATTATCATTgtatctatattatatataattgtacattaatagttaatttaatcaattcattcattttcagTAAATTTTCTGTTAAGCAATTTTGTTTCGTGTTGTACATAATAACTTTGAGTAGGTTAATTGCAGTTAACTTTCCTTTTGAATCacagtttaatatttttctatgatATTAGtacataggtattataaagatattattttttcgtataatatgaaaattttacattttatgcgTTTAAtcatatacagggtgacatttaaaacaactgcatccttttaaacatagactatacccatgcttctgagccgtttgagcctatttttatttaaattaaacgtcatcattttcatatttaaaaaaccctcaaaatctacgtcacacgctttattaaagaccaataaaagtacagagttgtcgagatcgctcagctcaatgaattgtgtcgttgacctctgaatcttacgcgtcgcttttccgccggccggggtgatatgacgtatttaggatcgtggattttgatactttaatttttttttttcgtactttctgaaatatgaaccgatatttttcttttaacgtttttaaatatcctttagatgagtacactttaaatttatggagttgaattaaaatcaccctgtataatatttataatattaggacAAGTGTTTACGATATATAAGTTACTGTGACACGGTCACCGTAATCATTAAtgacaataatataatttattgttctATATTTAggctttaatttatttatttatttaaactttattgcacaaaatgcaaatgtatagcacaattggtgGATTTAACtgtagaagcattatctaccagtcagcCATTGGGTCTTACAAAGAACTTGATGTGGGgtctaattaattaaatatatttatacttatacaaaatataataattcttttctattttccTAGTACATAATTCCTCTATGTTGGATCCCAATCGGAATCCAAAAATAAGGATCTTTACTAAACAACGAATGTAATACAGGAGAGAAGTCCATAATCTTGTTAGCAAGAATCTCAGCACTCTATAATAGAGCACTCCATGTTTACACTTATGAttggcaccaaaagaaaaaaagaataccactTACTATTTCCACGGAAAAGACATAAAGTTTCATGTCTTTCCCGTGGAAagtagtaaaaggcgaattACAAGTGCTCTTACCTGCTGCGACCTAAAAATTGAGAGGGACATTGTTAGGGTATCTTTCATCCCGACAACAGGAATTCCTTACCGCATGATATTCGCGATTCCCAAACTCTTACTTCATTCAAACGACGAGTTAAAGACTATTATCTCTCCAAATAgacttatatattatgtttatgtagtaatatattggtatgtttatgtagtttattactgtcatttatttaattgttccatgtttaattatgtaagtattagcatgtatgtttagttaaatatgttaaacgttatttatgcacacgctataccgctccaaaattaaTCTATCTTAATTATGGCTATTtgatagtgacagtttgctagcccatcgcttaaaagaagaacccaaagtttataagcctatccctcagtcgccttttacgacattcatgggaacgagatgtagggtcctacaatattttttattggtgccgggaacaaaaCGGCGtcactaataattttaaaaaagatttaatcTCGAAATTTTAGCCTATTGGAGACTGCTGGCCCTGACTATTTATTatgtgtatacaaaattttttgttgtgCGAACAAAATCACCTCATTTAATTCCTCAGgtcacttttttattcatagaaaacaacacaaaaacaataacaataataaaataacctaGAAATGAATGGTTATCTTTATCAAAGGTTTTATTGTACTACCTACACTAGCAAAGTTCTAGGCGTCATGTTCAGGTAAAGAGATATAGGTCGCGCGGTGATTTAAGAACGCTCGGCAAAAGTAGAAGGGGCATGCGCAGTGATCAATTTTTAGGTCTATTAGGTGCGACGAGGAGAGAGGGGGGGCGGGTGTGCGCCGGCGGCGACACGTATTGGTGGATTAGTCACTCTTTACTTCCCGCGTTGAGTTCGCGCGTCCCGTGTCTCTTGGGTACTGTTGCGCACAAATTGTTTTATCGTATTTGTACGCgacaacttaaaataatatatcaattcTCAAACAGTACAAGTCGCCCCTACCCTATGTCCGTCCACGGTTGAATATAACtatgtcaaatttcatcaaaattggttcagccaGGTCAGGTTAAGTGTGAAAACTAAACatgcatacacacatacacattttcgcatttataatatacataagtagggattataagtatttataaggcACAAAATCCATGCTaacattataagtatattataagatatGGATATACATAGTTAAATAACCGAGttaaaacataggctacttttttttggaaaatcacGCGGGCGAATTTGCGggacaacagctagtattaaataaataaaaaaaacatttccctTAGCATTTTTGAGCGCGAATGTACACATGCGCCGATTGCCCCCACTATTTTTTCCGAGCGTTCTTTAACCACCGCGCGACCTATAACAATGACAAAGAAATGTTACTtccaacaacaaaaaaatatattccctTTCAATATCAGGTACTATAACAACTCGTCGAGATAAACGCTCACTGACTAACTCGGGGTCTTCCTTTTATACACCTTACACTTTAGATAAGGTTTTTGTTTCGTATGTACCTTCTCTTAATATAATAGTTAAATGCTTGGGAACAGGTGACGGTTGGCAACAGCGTCTGTGGTCTAACAGATAAGTGACAGAGCGTGACGCATAAGGAGGCACAGGTTTGAATCCTGCACCGGCCATGTGCGAATGCGAATGCAATTTTTTCTGATTACTTTGGTCACCAAAGTACTTAGCAATCGATCTCCGCGCTGATTAAAAGCACACCCCCAAGGTTCTCCTCTCCTGACTAGTGAGAATTaagtaaaagaaagaaaagttaGTTGGGTAAGTTACGTATAGTACAACAAGGTAAGGTAAAGGTACGAAAAAGAGTTGATCTCAGAGTCAGGAAagatatacataatttgtacagtgtgtacataGAAATATCgaattcgtattgaaataactagttctacattcattcatgttttttaatgtagacaatgtgtattcgtccatgatttagatttaagagatctatatttgtacattgacgtccaatgaaaatgctgcagtgtagtttattccgccgcttcttctacacatgcgctttggaagcggtagtagttataattagatttaagtgatgtgacgtcaataagtgataccttgtatccaattttgaaaataaatctattctattctattctattctatgacTAAAGTATGCCTTCATGAGTCTCATAGTGCTAAAGCACtcgttgaaaaatataaatactgtgcaaataaaatctaattgGATTGAAACTGcacttttatttgaaatgaagttcatacatcagttgaattacagtaACTGCTTAATATGAACCTTGTTTAgcatcgcaattttaaaataaaatggaacgGCAGGCAGGTCTATATCGgttattatgataaatataacaataataaaaagaatgtCGCATTATATTTggagttaattaattaatacaatacttgtacaaaatatcaataagtactatttttataactacatAATTCCAAACATATACTGAATTCCAGGTGAACTcattaattatctttttatttttctgtaagTGGCCAGTTGCAACCTTTGTTAACAAAGTACCTAACCTGgacttgaaattcaaatagtgacaggttgcgagctCATCGCCCACaagaataatctcaagtttgtaagccttttcAAGTTTGTTACTGGGATCAACCCATTGAAAATTAACCTTTTTTCACACTCTCTCGGTGTCATCCAGTCAGTCTCATCTAAGGActataattgtaaatatacTAACTAAAAGCCGTAAGTACTCACTTTAACAAAATTCATAACgaaaaatttcaatgaaattacTGTTTAGGCCATCAGTTTGTTGTGGTAACTAACTACTAACATTAACAACTTACATCATCTAATAGTCTATTAGAAATGACCGTGCGCGAGACaagaagattttattattacactaCAATTTGGTTAATCGTAGGTTAATTTCGATAGGCACCATGAGTCAAGTTTCGTCGTTAAAGTCTAGTGATGTATTTTAACGAGTTTGCAATTTTCGATTCTTTATAGAATCGATTAGCAAGAAACATTCGTCAGAAaccatgtttttatttttgtatcactTTAACCTTATATGTAACACTATCATTTCGAATGTTTTATGGTTTACATACtcattaaatactttaagtaataacattaatttatatacgtatatataatatttatatacgtacgtatcttgatcaaattaaggacatcctggtaaagagtcaggtcaaaagtaccctaaACCGAGCCGaagccgagcttgcatgaagagagttatgaatgtggatgaagcgaaggaagtatgcagagatcgtggcaagtggaaagaggtagtctctgcctacccctccgggaaagaggcgtgattttatgtatttatgtatgtattaatttaatttatttcttttacattcAGTTTGGAGATCtcacaaaaaattatcaaatattatatttgaatatataCGTAGGAAGAACAGAATTAATACGGCAGCATTAATTACCTACTAATTATCcgacttttttaatataaaaatcaatctAATAACCATTTGTTAATCACTCttaaattacaacaaaaaattatgattgaatatattaacaaataatgcTACGTGACATtagtataaaattgataatcgATATTTATCATCGATTAATCGCTTAGTAGCCGCATCACTATCGTGTCGAATAATAAAAGCCGATAAGCTCTGACTGACAAGTTCGGCTCGTCTCGTATAAACGTCATTCTGCAATCAGCCGCACTCAGCGCAACACACCGTACGCTCAGTCTAGTCGAGAAGAATTCCGTGTTAGTACGTCCTAGTTCTGACGGTGAGTGTAAAAGTTTGCCCCgtgttaaaatttgtaaaatatttacacttcGCCTTCAACGTGTTAAAGGAGTGAAATAAGGTAAGAaaatctgttttattatttaagtaaaaataagctCTTGTTGAACTTGTTTATTCCTACATCACATATTAATTTGGTAATGATTAAGCTCATTGTGAATTGTTACTTGTCTTTGCTTGTGCTCCCAAACTTTGATTTCCGTTCTCtttacaatttcaatttggattttcttcattttgtgttaaaaattttaggcatttcaaagaattttttaacttCCTTATACAACTAGTTGAAACTGTGGCGAATTccatcaaaatcagtccaggAGTTTTTGAATTAATCGTtactttattaacaaaattacaattctTCTCGACTAATTTATTACTAAGTAGGAATAACCGCAGCTTCGAACGCGTTGAACTTAACTTTTACTTTGAACTTAAGTTTTCGAGAGGgtcggctttgtctacccagtaaaagaaaaatattagatatataaatgttaGAAATAAGACTTTTCCGACTTATCATACAATCCTTACTCTgttagctgtttgtatatgATATTTGCCCCAGAAAATGCCACACAGATCTAAGTACTAATAAATTCTTAGCCCTGTGTTTTCATTCTCTGCCTAATAATTGCAACGGAAGCTCAATATTCTCAGCGGtttgtatttcaatttaaaaatacagaagccactttataataaacaggGCCTCGGGAGTCTCATGTGGTGTAAGTGATACACGatcgttatttatttcatcctTAGTTTGAGGAAAGTCAGTCTGACACAGCCGGTGTTAAGggtttttttaactttgattAGAAATAACTACAATTAAAAAGATACAATCGTGTATGGCTTGAATGTGGCAAAACTCACTAATTCGGTCACACATGTCCATTCTCAATATAGCTTCAGTGTCAATCCACAATAAAGTTATCtacataacaatattttttaaggctCTCTATGAGGCATTTCCTCGACACGGTCTTGATATGTGGACATAGACCATAATTATCTAGCGGAAAAtactaaagaaataattataatggtaCTAAATTTTTGTTACAGGAGTTGCCAGAGGTCTTCACCCGCAATCAAAGCCATACAACACGATGTCTCTAGAAACGTTGCCTCTTGAAATATTGGGCATCATAGTCAGGAAACTAGACACAAAGTCTGCATATAACTTGTATGAAGCGTGTCAACATGCGAGAGATGCGATCAGTGTCCCTGGAACGATAAAGGAATGCCAATTTTCACTAAACACTTTGGCTACAGCCCAGTCTTTACGATCCCACTTCTTCTTGGACATTGCAAGCAATTTGAAAGTCTTGAATCTGAGTGGTGTCCACGACCTGACAAAAACATCCCTCAAGCAAGCAGTGAGAAAGCTCAATAATTTGACTTCTCTCGATGTAAGCTACACAAATATAGTGTTACCagattatattgatatttataaaatgttgccGGAATTGAAAAGCTTAGCAATCAATTATGACTTTGGGGACGAATGGAATCTTAGTgaagaattatttaatgtttaccAGGACTCATTCAAGAATCTGAAAAACATTCATTTTGTTGGTGCGCCATTTGATTTGTTGTCATTAGATCTCCCGTTGTGGCTGCTGGACAAGGCCGATATTGACTGTCTAACATTGACAATGATTCCTGAGGGAGCCTCCATACCCTATCAACAATTTAAGAAACATGATTTATCTGTTTTGGAAAGGATATCATGTCTGAAATTGTTTTTCATGCCACTCCTTAGCGACAATTTTAATGCAAGCACTATATCCAAACATtttgacattattaattacgaggtGTTAGTATTACAAAGGCCAGTGCCTGACTTATTACTTGCTACTCCATTATTACAAACatgcattgaaaaaaaaatccaaaaaatGGTGTGTCctttgaaaaatttgaaacCATTCTTTTGTGGAGATGTTGCCTTTATGTTCTGGAATAAAAAGAGCACTCGCTTCGATGATGAGTTTTTCTCGAGACTTACATCTGTGGTTAATGATTACATGCCTTACCGTTTTAATTCTGGTGTGCAACGGGAGCGACCATCAGTACCGTCCGTCCATAAATCCTATTTGGTTGAACAATATTTTCTAGACATCAAAAGTAATGAGATTTGTGAAATGCCATTGAATCAGAGAGGAAAAACAAATCGTCAAGCACTGccgtgttttgttttaaattacgaCGAAGAATTCAAGAATGAAGAAAAAGACATAAATTTAGAAGTACACTTTAAATTGCCTTATCGTCAACCAGTGGCAGTAACTCTTAATAATTGTGACTTTGTGAAGAAATTGACACACTTGACTCTGTGCGGCAATGTTCTCTACACTCCAcagttttttaaagtattgttTGAGAATGCAAAATCTATGGAAACATTTGAGATAACCCATTTGCGCGGGAGCTTTTTGGTTTTGTCACTCCTAAAGTACATGCCTAAATGTAAATCattgaaaaactttttcttGAACACTAAAATTTCACAATATGGCTCACTGTATAAAATTCTTAGTGATTGtataaatttagaaaacatATATTTGGTAAATCCGGCTAAGGCTATAGTAGATTTTCCGAATcccaaatatttgtttagtaaGTGTGTAAATCTGTACAGCTTCACTTTACAGACAGACATGTTTGAGACAGAGAGGGAGAAGACATTAACGTTGTACGAACGCGTGAGATGTGAAGTCGGTAAACCAGCTCTTAACATTAGAATTTCGCAGTACACTGACTATAGCGAGAGTACATACAGTCTGTTTTCTTGTGTGTACAATGAGTTCAGATTAAAAccaaataagttaataaatgtttagttttttCATGACATTCGTACATGTCTTAGTTGAATGTTAGTAGTCATTTTCTCTAGTTTAAGTCAAagaatttatattgtatttgtattgtacatttatagttaattaacaattaattttcagTTAAGTTTCTGTTAAGCAATTATTAGCTTTCATGTTTTACATAAtcactttaatttatattctagTTAATTTTACTTCTGAGTCACTATTTAATGCTTTTCTAtggtatttttacatattagtaataagtaaacatatataatatttgcaaTGTTAGGATTAGTATTTACGACAAATAATTTACCGTCACACGGTCACCGTTATCGtgacaataatataattaattgttcTTTATGAAGTTTTTTCTTTCCTATTTTCCcaatacataatttatgtatgttggaTTTACTCAGTCTAAATATTTGGACTTATACAAACAATAAGTTTTATGTTGGACAGGAGACGAGTCCTAAACCTTGTTTGTAAGAAGCTCAGCACTTCATAAGAGAGCACTCCAAGGTTCCACATATGATTGGCaccaaaagaataggacaacttcATCGCtctcccatggaagtcgtaaaaggcgactgacaGGTGCTCTAACGGTGTTTGATAAACGGAGATACATTTTTGAGTACAAAAAATTGAGAAGCGCTTTGTAAAGTTATCTTATATCCACAAATTTAGAGACATTCTGTGCTTAAATCCCGGAAaaatatgtacgagtatgtatgtttccgCGATCTATGAACTGTATGCAGGTCGGTCAAGCCGGTTTGGTCTTTTGATTAACGTTGCCAAGTCTCAGGCCATTGTTATAGGTAGTCCACATTATATTTCGAgatatgcaatatatttttattttctttttctttatttttggttGATTGAAATACATCTCAATTGGGATAAggccgccattgtacatattcttctaaatccaataatttcttatatttaattttgtaagcaATATAGAAGCAGAGCCATTATAAACCAGCATATCATCCGATTTATGGAAAAGACGTCttgacaaaagttgttcaacttGATGGGCATTTTCTTTTGGcgcgaaaataattaaagagcTGGATCATGTGATGTAGAAGCCAAAGGGACCAGCTTCTCTGTAATATGTACtgaaatttgagtaaatataataacctTAACCTTCATATTTCCAATGACACACACTCAGAAGTAAGTAAGGATATTCTTTACTTCCTAGATACGTTTTTccataaaatgtttcatttatcTTATGAATACACATCATTCGAGAATGTATATATTAGTTACCGTTAGGTATCCCTCTttcttgaatatttttctaagtGTTTCGTCTGATAATTGAATACTAAAATTTCACAATATGTCTCTCTGTATGATACTTTTggtgatttttaaaaatttagaaaacataatatttgatCAATCCGTCTAAGGCTAAAGTATATTCGCCGAATcccaaatatttgtttagtaaGTGTGTAAATCTGCACAGCATTCGTTTCCAGATGTACATGCCCGAGAGACAGAGGGCGAAGGCATTAACGTTGTACGAACGCGTGAGAAGTGATGTCGGTAAACCAGCTCTTCGCATTAGAATTTTGCAGTACACAAGCTATTGCGACATTGAATACAGTCTGTTTTCTAGTGTGTAcaatatgtatagattaaaaCCTAATAAATAACTGTTCTCTGTTGTTTCTCTATCTGTTTAGTTTTTCCATGACATTAGTTCTTgtcttaagtttattttagttattttaatgtaagttaagtcaaagtatatttgtattgtttatagtaaataaacatttcatgtttagtaaattttctattaagcAATTATGTTTCATGTTgttaacatataatataataatttaaagtaggtatattgcagtttattttctatttgagTCACTGTTTAATACTTTTTCTAAGGTATTTGTAAGTACATATGAATGTATTAGTAAAAAGTATTCTACACTATTATATCTCCACATAGTCATTGTTTAGtctttatataatatgaaaatttgaTCATATAACAATTTATGCATTAAatcatatataatattaatgaccataatttattgttctttattccgtatttatttaattgaactttattgttcaaaatacaaatgtatagcacattTGACAGACTTAATTGTAGGAGCATTATCTAGCAGTCAACCATTAGGTCTGccaactttatgtggggtctaactaaataaataagatatttacttataattact
Proteins encoded in this window:
- the LOC106140676 gene encoding uncharacterized protein LOC106140676 produces the protein MSLETLPLEILGIIVRKLDTKSAYNLYEACQHARDAISVPGTIKECQFSLNTLATAQSLRSHFFLDIASNLKVLNLSGVHDLTKTSLKQAVRKLNNLTSLDVSYTNIVLPDYIDIYKMLPELKSLAINYDFGDEWNLSEELFNVYQDSFKNLKNIHFVGAPFDLLSLDLPLWLLDKADIDCLTLTMIPEGASIPYQQFKKHDLSVLERISCLKLFFMPLLSDNFNASTISKHFDIINYEVLVLQRPVPDLLLATPLLQTCIEKKIQKMVCPLKNLKPFFCGDVAFMFWNKKSTRFDDEFFSRLTSVVNDYMPYRFNSGVQRERPSVPSVHKSYLVEQYFLDIKSNEICEMPLNQRGKTNRQALPCFVLNYDEEFKNEEKDINLEVHFKLPYRQPVAVTLNNCDFVKKLTHLTLCGNVLYTPQFFKVLFENAKSMETFEITHLRGSFLVLSLLKYMPKCKSLKNFFLNTKISQYGSLYKILSDCINLENIYLVNPAKAIVDFPNPKYLFSKCVNLYSFTLQTDMFETEREKTLTLYERVRCEVGKPALNIRISQYTDYSESTYSLFSCVYNEFRLKPNKLINV